A part of Mycolicibacterium sp. TUM20985 genomic DNA contains:
- a CDS encoding CHAT domain-containing protein, giving the protein MGGGVLSPTLILRFADVGVATYASLRVVGEPARTLTWVVKGVDVDAVLDELGQALPEPTAGEPVADALARALTEGSFATAATELSLARRLGAAILSAAAWDLLRDCGSTSGTALFVSPSARLGRVPWVLLAPPDDGPDAHRLVELADVLMAVPPNIVNAVRPRTAWADRRHRLPLLVLDPRVPGQRPDSALGSVLGRPSAHTRLAEHFADDVQRVLPKVAASTELFRRTDADRDWFAAMLAEEPRRLLYVGHASVAEDRSGRADQAALHLAEDEPLTAAAIMGRRMPMPPRVALVACASGGDYRFDEATGLVAAMILCGAQLVTATLWSLPTTAGYRHSIGGSADPMADLVIAVDDAHDEHHGGSAINEWQRECLRQWRSGDATASPLYWAALVTFAVDGAR; this is encoded by the coding sequence ATGGGAGGCGGGGTCCTGAGCCCCACTCTGATCCTGCGGTTCGCCGACGTCGGGGTGGCCACCTACGCCAGTCTGCGGGTGGTCGGGGAGCCGGCCCGCACGCTCACCTGGGTGGTCAAGGGGGTCGACGTCGACGCGGTGCTCGACGAACTCGGCCAAGCGCTGCCCGAGCCGACGGCGGGGGAGCCGGTCGCCGACGCACTGGCCAGAGCGTTGACGGAGGGCTCGTTCGCCACCGCGGCCACCGAACTGTCGCTTGCTCGACGTCTCGGTGCGGCGATCCTCTCCGCCGCCGCCTGGGATCTGCTGAGGGACTGCGGGTCCACGTCGGGGACGGCGCTGTTCGTCTCGCCGAGTGCGAGATTGGGGCGCGTGCCGTGGGTACTCCTGGCCCCGCCCGACGACGGGCCCGATGCGCACCGATTGGTGGAGCTCGCCGACGTGCTGATGGCCGTCCCGCCCAACATCGTCAACGCCGTGCGGCCACGGACGGCGTGGGCCGATCGTCGGCACCGCTTGCCGTTACTGGTACTCGATCCGCGGGTGCCGGGCCAACGTCCGGACTCGGCTCTCGGTTCGGTCCTGGGCCGGCCGTCGGCGCACACGCGGCTGGCCGAGCACTTCGCCGACGACGTGCAGCGGGTCCTACCAAAGGTGGCCGCCTCGACCGAACTGTTCCGCCGCACCGACGCCGACCGGGACTGGTTCGCGGCGATGCTGGCCGAGGAGCCCCGCCGACTGCTGTACGTCGGTCACGCCAGCGTCGCCGAGGACCGGTCCGGGCGGGCGGATCAGGCCGCGCTGCACCTGGCGGAGGATGAGCCCCTCACGGCGGCGGCCATCATGGGACGCCGGATGCCGATGCCGCCCCGGGTGGCGCTCGTCGCGTGCGCGTCCGGCGGGGACTACCGGTTCGACGAGGCGACGGGACTGGTCGCGGCGATGATCCTGTGCGGTGCACAACTGGTGACTGCCACGCTGTGGTCACTGCCGACCACCGCGGGGTACCGGCACTCGATCGGCGGTTCGGCCGATCCCATGGCGGATCTCGTCATCGCGGTGGACGACGCTCACGACGAGCACCACGGCGGCTCTGCGATCAACGAGTGGCAGCGAGAATGCTTGCGCCAGTGGCGCTCCGGCGACGCGACGGCGAGCCCGCTGTACTGGGCGGCACTCGTCACCTTCGCCGTCGACGGCGCTCGCTGA
- a CDS encoding lipoprotein LpqH codes for MKKIVTAGIGIAATALVLVGCSDDKGSTPASSTPAASTAAQVSTSGNTEVKVEGQDLSGLDLKSVTCVKAAGKINVASGAVGGQQGVGVVMTDEATPVVESLGLVVDGNALAVAQMGGMKSGSADVAVDGSTYTITGEAQGADMKNPMAGMITKKFEIKVTCN; via the coding sequence ATGAAGAAGATCGTGACGGCGGGCATCGGTATCGCGGCAACCGCATTGGTTCTGGTGGGCTGTTCGGACGACAAGGGGTCGACGCCCGCGTCCAGCACGCCCGCCGCCAGCACCGCCGCCCAGGTGAGTACCAGCGGCAACACCGAGGTCAAGGTCGAGGGTCAGGACCTGTCCGGGCTGGACCTCAAGTCGGTGACCTGTGTCAAGGCGGCGGGGAAGATCAACGTGGCCAGTGGCGCGGTCGGCGGGCAGCAGGGCGTCGGCGTCGTGATGACGGACGAGGCGACGCCGGTCGTCGAGTCGTTGGGCCTGGTCGTGGACGGCAACGCGCTCGCCGTCGCCCAGATGGGTGGCATGAAGAGCGGGTCCGCGGACGTCGCGGTCGACGGCAGCACCTACACCATCACCGGTGAAGCACAGGGCGCCGATATGAAGAACCCGATGGCGGGCATGATCACGAAGAAGTTCGAGATCAAGGTGACCTGCAACTGA
- a CDS encoding winged helix DNA-binding domain-containing protein, whose product MRSFTVQERRARLARRHFLAEPTDLTVAGLARTFVGLHATDPATPYLSLWARRNGFGVGDLDAALYDDRDVVKHLAMRRTLWVFDVDDLAAVQAAASARVAGNERKRLIADVVRAGIATDGEAWLAAASSAVLEHLHEHGHASARELRAALPELAGTYDPAPGKSWGGPGPISPRVLTVLGVEGHLLRGPNEGRWTTSRPKWSAAVEWLGTIEAPMDHDAARAHLIETWLRTFGPATVNDVKWFFGHTLTWAREGLRDVGAVEVDMDGTAGVALPDDLEADAPCERWCALLPGLDVTTMGWQDRGWYLGEHLAQVFDRNGNAGPTAWCDGRIVGGWTQDGDGRVVVQLLEKLDARASKALARKADQLTEWLDGVRIAPRFPSPLSKAT is encoded by the coding sequence CTGCGGTCCTTCACCGTCCAGGAGCGGCGGGCGAGGCTGGCGCGCCGCCACTTCCTCGCCGAGCCGACCGACCTGACCGTCGCCGGCCTCGCCCGCACCTTCGTGGGGCTGCACGCCACCGATCCGGCCACGCCGTATCTGTCACTATGGGCGCGCCGCAACGGGTTTGGCGTCGGTGATCTCGACGCCGCCCTGTACGACGATCGCGACGTGGTCAAGCACCTCGCCATGCGGCGCACGCTGTGGGTGTTCGACGTCGACGACCTGGCGGCCGTGCAGGCGGCGGCGAGCGCTCGGGTGGCGGGCAACGAGCGCAAGAGGCTGATCGCCGACGTCGTCAGGGCAGGCATCGCCACAGACGGTGAGGCGTGGCTGGCGGCGGCGTCGAGCGCGGTCCTCGAGCACCTGCACGAGCACGGCCATGCCAGTGCGCGTGAGCTTCGTGCGGCCCTGCCCGAGTTGGCGGGCACCTACGACCCGGCGCCCGGCAAGAGTTGGGGTGGGCCGGGGCCCATCTCACCCCGGGTGCTGACGGTGCTGGGCGTCGAGGGGCATCTGCTCCGCGGGCCCAACGAGGGCCGCTGGACGACGTCGCGCCCGAAGTGGTCTGCCGCCGTCGAGTGGCTCGGGACGATCGAAGCACCGATGGATCACGACGCAGCCCGGGCGCACCTGATCGAGACGTGGTTGCGGACGTTCGGACCCGCGACCGTCAACGACGTGAAGTGGTTCTTCGGACACACCCTGACGTGGGCCAGGGAGGGTCTGCGCGACGTCGGCGCCGTCGAGGTGGACATGGACGGGACCGCCGGGGTCGCGTTACCCGACGACCTGGAGGCCGACGCTCCGTGCGAGCGCTGGTGCGCCCTATTGCCCGGCCTCGACGTGACGACGATGGGCTGGCAGGACAGGGGCTGGTATCTCGGCGAGCATCTGGCCCAGGTGTTCGACCGCAACGGCAACGCCGGCCCGACGGCGTGGTGCGACGGTCGGATCGTCGGCGGCTGGACTCAAGACGGCGACGGCCGCGTCGTCGTGCAGCTCCTCGAGAAGCTCGACGCCAGGGCGTCGAAGGCGTTGGCGCGCAAGGCCGATCAACTCACCGAATGGCTCGACGGGGTGCGGATTGCCCCTCGCTTCCCGTCTCCGCTGTCCAAGGCGACGTAG
- the uvrA gene encoding excinuclease ABC subunit UvrA, whose protein sequence is MADRLIVKGAREHNLRGIDVDLPRDSLIVFTGLSGSGKSSLAFDTIFAEGQRRYVESLSAYARQFLGQMDKPDVDFIEGLSPAVSIDQKSTNRNPRSTVGTITEVYDYLRLLYARAGTAHCPVCGERIARQTPQQIVDQVLAMEEGTRFQVLAPVVRTRKGEFVDLFEKLNAQGYSRVRVDGVVHTLTDPPKLKKQEKHDIEVVVDRLSVKASSKQRLTDSVETALGLADGILVLEFVDADEDASHREQRFSEKLACPNGHALAVDDLEPRSFSFNSPYGACPECTGLGIRKEVDPDLVVPDPDLTLADGAIAPWAMGHNADYFTRMLEGLGETLGFDVDTPWRKLPAKARKAILEGCDEQVHVRYKNRYGRTRSYYADFEGVMAFLHRRMEQTESEQMKERYDGFMRDVPCPVCEGTRLKPEILAVSLAAGDDAKSIAQVCELSIADCSKFLNGLTLGTREHAIAGQVLKEVQSRLGFLLDVGLDYLTLSRAAGTLSGGEAQRIRLATQIGSGLAGVLYVLDEPSIGLHQRDNRRLIDTLVRLRDLGNTLIVVEHDLDTIAHADWVVDIGPAAGEHGGLIVHSGTYADLLTNPESITGAYLSGKESIEVPAIRRPIDRKRQLTVVGARENNLREIDVSFPLGVLTAVTGVSGSGKSTLVNDILASVLANKLNGARQVPGRHTRINGVDQLDKLVRVDQSPIGRTPRSNPATYTGVFDKIRTLFAATTEAKVRGYQPGRFSFNVKGGRCEACSGDGTIKIEMNFLPDVYVPCEVCHGARYNRETLEVHYKGKTISEVLDMSIEEATGFFEPITSIYRYLKTLVDVGLGYVRLGQPAPTLSGGEAQRVKLAAELQKRSTGRTVYVLDEPTTGLHFEDIRKLLKVINGLVDKGNTVIVIEHNLDVIKTSDWIVDMGPEGGGGGGMVVATGTPEDVAAVSESYTGQFLAEMLPTPAPAKRRRKVS, encoded by the coding sequence TTGGCTGACCGCCTGATCGTCAAGGGAGCGCGCGAGCACAACCTGCGAGGCATCGACGTCGACCTGCCACGCGACTCGTTGATCGTCTTCACCGGATTGTCCGGTTCGGGCAAGTCATCGTTGGCTTTCGACACCATCTTCGCCGAGGGACAGCGGCGTTACGTCGAGTCGCTCTCGGCCTACGCCAGGCAGTTCCTTGGCCAGATGGACAAGCCCGACGTCGACTTCATCGAGGGTCTTTCGCCTGCGGTGTCGATCGACCAGAAGTCGACCAACCGCAACCCGCGCTCGACCGTCGGCACCATCACCGAGGTCTACGACTACCTGCGGCTGCTCTACGCCCGCGCGGGCACCGCGCACTGCCCCGTGTGCGGTGAGCGCATCGCCCGGCAGACGCCGCAACAGATCGTCGACCAGGTGTTGGCGATGGAGGAGGGCACCCGGTTCCAGGTGCTCGCTCCGGTCGTGCGGACGCGCAAGGGCGAGTTCGTCGACCTGTTCGAGAAGCTGAACGCCCAGGGGTACAGCCGCGTACGCGTCGACGGCGTCGTGCACACCCTGACCGATCCGCCGAAGCTCAAGAAGCAGGAGAAGCACGACATCGAGGTGGTCGTCGACCGCCTCAGCGTCAAGGCCAGTTCCAAGCAACGCCTGACCGATTCGGTCGAGACGGCGCTCGGGCTCGCCGACGGCATCCTGGTGCTCGAGTTCGTCGACGCGGACGAGGATGCGTCGCATCGTGAACAACGATTCTCCGAGAAACTCGCCTGCCCCAACGGGCACGCCCTTGCGGTGGACGACCTCGAACCGCGGTCGTTCTCGTTCAACTCGCCCTATGGCGCCTGCCCGGAGTGCACCGGTCTCGGCATCCGCAAGGAGGTCGACCCCGACCTCGTGGTGCCCGACCCGGATCTGACCCTCGCCGACGGTGCCATCGCACCCTGGGCGATGGGCCACAACGCCGACTACTTCACCCGGATGCTCGAAGGGCTCGGCGAGACACTGGGATTCGACGTCGACACCCCGTGGCGCAAGCTGCCCGCCAAGGCGCGCAAGGCCATCCTCGAGGGCTGCGACGAGCAGGTGCACGTCCGATACAAGAACCGGTACGGCCGCACTCGCTCGTACTACGCCGACTTCGAAGGCGTGATGGCGTTCCTGCACCGCCGCATGGAGCAGACCGAGTCCGAACAGATGAAGGAACGCTACGACGGCTTCATGCGCGACGTCCCGTGTCCGGTCTGCGAGGGCACGCGCCTCAAGCCGGAGATCCTCGCGGTCAGCCTCGCCGCGGGAGACGACGCGAAATCCATCGCGCAGGTCTGCGAGTTGTCGATCGCCGACTGTTCAAAGTTCCTCAACGGGCTCACGCTCGGCACGCGTGAGCATGCCATTGCGGGCCAGGTGCTCAAGGAGGTCCAGTCGCGGCTGGGCTTCCTGCTCGACGTCGGCCTGGACTACCTGACGCTGTCCCGCGCGGCAGGCACGCTCTCCGGCGGTGAGGCACAACGCATTCGGCTCGCCACTCAGATCGGCTCCGGGCTCGCCGGTGTGCTGTACGTGCTCGACGAGCCCTCGATCGGGTTGCACCAGCGCGACAACCGCAGGCTGATCGACACGCTGGTCCGCCTGCGGGATCTCGGCAACACGTTGATCGTCGTCGAACACGATCTCGATACCATCGCCCACGCCGACTGGGTCGTCGACATCGGTCCCGCGGCGGGTGAGCACGGTGGCCTCATCGTGCACAGCGGCACGTATGCCGACCTGTTGACCAACCCCGAATCCATCACCGGTGCCTACCTTTCCGGCAAGGAGAGCATCGAGGTGCCGGCCATTCGGCGTCCCATCGATCGCAAGCGGCAGCTCACGGTCGTCGGCGCCAGGGAGAACAACCTGCGCGAGATCGACGTGTCCTTCCCGCTGGGCGTGCTGACCGCGGTCACCGGCGTCTCGGGGTCCGGCAAGTCCACGCTCGTCAACGACATCCTGGCGTCCGTTCTGGCGAACAAGCTCAACGGCGCGCGTCAGGTTCCCGGTCGCCACACCCGGATCAACGGAGTCGACCAGCTCGACAAGCTGGTGCGCGTCGACCAGTCGCCGATCGGACGCACGCCGCGGTCCAACCCCGCCACCTACACGGGTGTCTTCGACAAGATTCGGACCCTGTTCGCGGCCACCACCGAGGCGAAGGTCCGCGGCTACCAGCCGGGTCGGTTCTCCTTCAACGTCAAGGGCGGCCGCTGCGAGGCGTGCTCGGGTGACGGCACCATCAAGATCGAGATGAACTTCCTCCCGGACGTGTACGTGCCGTGCGAGGTCTGCCACGGCGCCCGGTACAACCGGGAAACGCTCGAGGTGCACTACAAGGGCAAGACCATCTCCGAGGTCCTCGACATGTCGATCGAGGAGGCGACGGGCTTCTTCGAGCCGATCACGTCGATCTACCGCTATCTGAAGACCCTCGTCGACGTGGGGCTCGGCTACGTGCGGCTCGGGCAGCCGGCACCCACGCTGTCCGGAGGTGAGGCCCAGCGCGTGAAGTTGGCCGCCGAACTGCAGAAGCGGTCGACGGGACGCACGGTCTACGTGCTCGACGAGCCGACCACCGGGCTGCACTTCGAGGACATCCGCAAGTTGCTCAAGGTCATCAACGGCCTGGTCGACAAGGGCAACACGGTCATCGTCATCGAGCACAACCTCGACGTCATCAAGACCTCGGACTGGATCGTCGACATGGGTCCGGAGGGCGGCGGCGGGGGCGGTATGGTCGTCGCCACCGGCACCCCGGAGGACGTAGCCGCGGTGTCGGAGAGCTACACCGGTCAGTTCCTTGCCGAGATGTTGCCGACGCCGGCGCCCGCGAAGAGGCGGCGCAAGGTCTCCTGA
- a CDS encoding MBL fold metallo-hydrolase, whose translation MTVVDDNYTGHVESGTAARRTLPGATIVKASVGPMDNNAYLITCSETGQTLLIDAANDAPILLDLIARHAPTLSLIVTSHQHGDHWMALEEVAKVTGAPTAAHRLDAEPLPVPPDRILAHGDTIDIGALTFDVIHLQGHTEGSVALALSGPAAGDAVQLFTGDCLFPGGVGKTWRDGDFDRLLGDVSMRLFDVYPDSTVVYPGHGDDTTIGNERPHLAEWKERGW comes from the coding sequence ATGACCGTCGTCGACGACAACTACACCGGCCATGTCGAATCTGGTACCGCTGCGCGGCGCACCCTCCCCGGCGCGACGATCGTGAAGGCGTCGGTCGGCCCCATGGACAACAACGCGTACCTCATCACGTGTTCCGAGACCGGTCAGACGCTACTGATCGACGCCGCCAACGATGCGCCGATCCTGCTCGACCTCATTGCTCGGCACGCGCCGACGCTGTCCCTCATCGTCACCAGCCACCAGCACGGCGACCACTGGATGGCGCTCGAGGAGGTGGCCAAGGTCACCGGCGCGCCCACGGCTGCCCATCGGCTGGACGCCGAGCCGCTACCCGTGCCACCCGACCGCATCCTCGCGCACGGCGACACCATCGACATTGGCGCGCTGACCTTCGACGTCATCCATCTGCAGGGCCATACGGAGGGTTCGGTGGCGCTGGCGCTGAGCGGGCCGGCGGCGGGCGACGCCGTTCAGTTGTTCACCGGTGACTGCCTCTTCCCCGGCGGCGTCGGCAAGACGTGGCGCGACGGTGACTTCGACCGGCTGCTCGGCGACGTGTCGATGCGGTTGTTCGACGTCTATCCCGACTCGACCGTCGTCTACCCGGGCCACGGTGACGACACCACGATCGGGAACGAACGGCCGCACCTCGCGGAGTGGAAGGAACGGGGCTGGTGA
- a CDS encoding DUF427 domain-containing protein codes for MSGWPKPDKTGPGEESVWDYPRPPRLEEFRGSITIELDGQTIASTDHGWRVLETSHPPTYYLPPSAFADGVLREAPGSSWCEWKGVASYYDLVSGARVAERAGWTYLEPTRGFEPLTGAIAVMAAQVDRCTVNGEQVESQPGGFYGGWITSWVKGPFKGIPGSRGW; via the coding sequence ATGAGCGGATGGCCGAAACCCGACAAGACCGGACCCGGTGAGGAGTCGGTGTGGGATTACCCGCGACCGCCGAGGCTCGAGGAGTTCCGCGGCTCGATCACGATCGAACTGGACGGTCAGACCATCGCCTCCACCGATCACGGATGGCGGGTACTGGAGACCAGCCACCCACCCACCTACTACCTGCCGCCCTCCGCGTTCGCGGACGGCGTGCTGCGTGAGGCGCCGGGGTCGTCGTGGTGCGAATGGAAGGGCGTGGCGTCCTACTACGACCTCGTCAGCGGTGCGCGCGTGGCCGAACGAGCCGGCTGGACCTATCTGGAACCGACGCGGGGTTTCGAACCGCTGACCGGCGCCATCGCCGTGATGGCGGCGCAGGTCGACCGGTGCACGGTGAACGGCGAACAGGTCGAATCGCAACCGGGCGGCTTCTACGGCGGCTGGATCACCAGTTGGGTCAAGGGCCCGTTCAAGGGCATTCCAGGATCGAGGGGCTGGTAG
- a CDS encoding universal stress protein, which yields MGAYQTVLVGTDGSDSSLRAVDRAAQIAAGAEAKLVVATAYFPQSEDARAADVLKDEGYKMSGNAPIYAILREARERAHAAGAKDVEEKAVVGAPVDALVDLAEEIKADLLVVGNVGLSTIAGRLLGSVPANVARRSKSDVLIVHTS from the coding sequence ATGGGCGCCTATCAGACCGTTTTGGTCGGCACTGACGGTTCGGACTCATCGCTGCGCGCGGTAGATCGGGCCGCCCAGATCGCTGCGGGAGCGGAGGCGAAGCTCGTGGTGGCGACGGCATACTTCCCCCAGAGCGAGGACGCGCGGGCTGCGGACGTCCTCAAGGACGAGGGTTACAAGATGTCGGGCAATGCGCCCATCTACGCCATCCTGCGCGAGGCCAGGGAACGGGCCCACGCCGCGGGCGCCAAGGACGTCGAGGAGAAGGCCGTCGTCGGCGCTCCGGTCGACGCCCTGGTCGATCTGGCCGAAGAGATCAAGGCCGACCTCCTCGTCGTCGGCAACGTGGGGCTGAGCACGATCGCAGGCCGACTGCTCGGCTCGGTGCCCGCGAACGTCGCGCGTCGGTCCAAGTCCGACGTCCTGATCGTCCACACCTCCTGA
- a CDS encoding acyl-CoA thioesterase, with amino-acid sequence MTYRSPALADVIATLQVDQITDDVFVAAQLDNPAHHIVGGHIAGQALMAASRTAPGRTPHSVHVYYLRAGDARRPVDFHVVRSRDGGTLSTRQVTARQDGEVLLEALASFSTPVDGVDYHAPMPDTPDPESVLPVASQLADYADEFDGHWVRPQPFELRYVDPPPRLAIELPEPSPRIRMWWRPTDSVPDDEVLHSCLLTYLSGTTMLETAIAMRRATPLTTYNALIDHALWFHRPVDLSDWVLSDQFSPSGIGGRGLATATMYNRTGQVVCIATQELYFGKPRTG; translated from the coding sequence GTGACCTACCGTTCGCCGGCACTCGCCGACGTCATCGCCACGTTGCAGGTCGATCAGATCACCGACGACGTCTTCGTGGCCGCCCAACTCGACAACCCCGCCCACCACATCGTCGGCGGGCACATCGCCGGCCAGGCGCTCATGGCGGCGAGTCGCACCGCGCCGGGTCGCACGCCGCACAGCGTGCACGTGTACTACCTGCGCGCCGGTGACGCCCGGCGTCCTGTCGACTTTCACGTCGTGCGATCTCGCGACGGTGGGACGTTGTCCACCAGACAGGTCACCGCGCGACAGGACGGCGAGGTGCTGCTGGAGGCACTGGCGTCGTTCAGCACGCCGGTGGACGGTGTCGACTATCACGCCCCGATGCCGGACACACCCGATCCCGAGTCAGTGCTTCCCGTCGCCAGCCAACTGGCTGACTACGCCGACGAATTCGACGGTCACTGGGTGCGTCCGCAGCCCTTCGAGCTTCGCTACGTCGACCCGCCGCCCCGGCTCGCGATCGAGCTGCCCGAGCCCTCACCCCGCATCCGGATGTGGTGGCGCCCAACCGATTCCGTGCCCGATGACGAGGTGCTGCACAGCTGCCTTCTGACGTACCTCTCGGGCACCACGATGCTAGAGACGGCGATCGCGATGCGGCGCGCCACGCCGCTCACGACGTACAACGCGTTGATCGACCACGCCCTCTGGTTCCACCGACCGGTCGACCTGTCGGATTGGGTGCTGTCGGATCAGTTCTCGCCCAGCGGGATCGGTGGCCGCGGACTGGCCACGGCGACGATGTACAACCGCACCGGCCAGGTGGTGTGCATCGCCACCCAGGAGTTGTACTTCGGCAAACCACGGACCGGTTAG